One window from the genome of Cucumis melo cultivar AY chromosome 10, USDA_Cmelo_AY_1.0, whole genome shotgun sequence encodes:
- the LOC103489147 gene encoding galactoside 2-alpha-L-fucosyltransferase-like, which yields MTRAFRRRTSYTRPIDRFRFRASADGATKSGFIRDMKLKEILTPLFIGLPLVVFVVLVFRNSTVDLSVGFAEARALERVPNNGGSESSGSENGSARLSSGDKLIGGLLIPGFDEGSCLSRYRSSLYRRTSTHKPSLYLLSMLRDYEALHRRCGPHTKPYDEAVEQLKSGNSVSLTECKYVVWMSYSGLGNKILTLASAFLYALLTNRVLLVDGGKDMADLFCEPFPEKSWLLPNDFPLVDQFGNFDSKSPNCHGNMLKMNTLNTSIESVPSYLYLHLAHDYDDHDKLFFCDQEQALLDRVPWLILKTDNYFVPSLFLIPSFEHKLSNLFPQKDTVFHHLGRYLFHPSNHVWGLITRYYEAYLASADERIGIQVRVFESEPGPFQHVMDQILGCTLKEKLLPEVDKEGSSSVPLERPRVKAVLMTSLSSGYYEQLRTLYWEYPTKTGDVITVYQPSYEMYQQTEKKTHNRKAWAEIYLLSLSDVLVTSAWSTFGYVAQGLSGSKPWILYKAENMTTPNPPCRRAMSMEPCFHAPPFYDCKAKKGIDTGKVVPHVRHCEDMSWGLKLVHHEDL from the exons ATGACGAGGGCTTTTAGAAGACGAACTTCGTATACAAGGCCTATAGATCGCTTCCGATTCCGAGCATCGGCGGACGGTGCTACGAAATCTGGATTCATCAGAGATATGAAGCTGAAGGAGATCTTGACTCCTTTGTTTATTGGTCTTCCGTTGGTTGTTTTTGTCGTTTTGGTGTTTAGGAATTCAACGGTGGATCTTTCCGTGGGTTTTGCTGAAGCCAGAGCATTGGAAAGAGTTCCCAATAATGGGGGTTCTGAGAGTTCAG GTTCAGAAAACGGATCCGCTCGACTTTCCAGTGGAGACAAACTTATTGGAGGACTTCTAATTCCTGGATTTGATGAAGGATCGTGCTTGAGTAGATATCGGTCCAGTTTATATCgaagaacttcaacccacaaaCCTTCTTTGTATCTCCTCTCGATGCTTAGAGACTACGAAGCACTTCATCGACGGTGTGGTCCCCATACAAAACCATATGATGAAGCAGTAGAGCAACTTAAATCTGGTAATAGTGTTAGTTTGACAGAGTGTAAATATGTTGTGTGGATGTCTTATAGTGGCTTGGGAAACAAGATACTCACTTTGGCTTCTGCATTCCTCTATGCCCTCCTTACCAATCGTGTTTTGCTTGTTGATGGGGGTAAGGATATGGCAGATCTATTTTGTGAGCCCTTCCCAGAAAAATCTTGGTTACTACCAAATGACTTCCCCTTGGTGGATCAATTCGGCAACTTCGATTCAAAATCTCCTAATTGTCATGGAAATATGCTTAAGATGAACACTCTAAATACGTCAATAGAATCAGTCCCATCCTATCTATACCTACATTTGGCTCATGATTATGATGATCACGACAAGCTGTTTTTTTGTGATCAAGAACAGGCTCTTTTAGATAGGGTCCCGTGGCTTATACTGAAGACAGATAACTACTTTGTTCCATCTCTCTTCTTGATCCCATCTTTTGAGCACAAACTGAGTAACTTATTCCCACAAAAAGACACCGTCTTCCATCATCTAGGCCGTTATCTTTTCCACCCATCAAATCATGTTTGGGGTCTAATAACAAGATACTACGAAGCATATCTAGCAAGTGCAGATGAAAGAATAGGAATTCAAGTAAGAGTGTTCGAGAGTGAACCGGGGCCATTCCAACATGTAATGGATCAAATTTTAGGCTGTACTCTTAAGGAGAAGCTACTGCCTGAGGTAGACAAGGAAGGCTCCTCTTCTGTGCCTCTGGAACGCCCGAGAGTGAAAGCTGTTTTGATGACATCTTTAAGTTCTGGATACTATGAACAATTGAGAACCTTGTACTGGGAATACCCGACTAAGACCGGAGATGTCATTACAGTTTATCAGCCAAGCTACGAAATGTATCAGCAGACAGAGAAGAAGACTCACAATAGGAAAGCATGGGCAGAAATTTACCTTCTGAGTTTGAGCGATGTATTGGTGACCAGTGCATGGTCAACATTCGGGTATGTGGCTCAAGGGCTCAGTGGATCGAAGCCATGGATTCTTTACAAGGCTGAGAACATGACCACGCCCAATCCACCATGTCGTAGGGCGATGTCAATGGAGCCTTGTTTTCATGCTCCGCCATTCTATGACTGCAAAGCAAAGAAAGGAATAGATACAGGTAAAGTTGTTCCCCATGTAAGACATTGTGAAGACATGAGCTGGGGGCTTAAGCTTGTTCACCATGAGGATTTATAA
- the LOC103489146 gene encoding uncharacterized protein LOC103489146 — MSFMKGDLLTKTRKLVKGLAKAEPVWLKAMEQAPPPTFPRVDGKVQKITLPEDVYVKKFFQKHPDSAYHDAIKFLDFNPVPARIFAWRVLELKEQGVSEEEAMAAANMEYRAEKKMKKKAYSRLKQIARLQGKKPPPNPFPSAIKQIQAEERKYVRDRFFNPKIKEIAQRLKEEKAAEMQERKRGGW; from the exons ATGTCCTTCATGAAAGGAGACTTGCTAACTAAGACTAGAAAGCTCGTCAAGGGCTTGGCCAAAGCAGAACCTGTTTGGCTCAAAGCCATGGAGCA GGCGCCACCTCCTACATTTCCCCGAGTAGATGGAAAAGTTCAGAAAATCACTCTTCCCGAGGATGTATATGTAAAAAAGTTCTTCCAGAAACATCCAGACTCAGCATACCACGATGCCATCAA GTTCTTGGACTTTAATCCTGTTCCAGCCCGAATATTTGCCTGGCGGGTGCTTGAACTGAAGGAACAAGGTGTCAGTGAGGAGGAAGCCATGGCAGCAGCCAAT ATGGAATACCGGGcagagaaaaagatgaaaaagaaggCGTACTCTCGCTTGAAGCAAATTGCACGTCTTCAAGGGAAGAAACCTCCTCCTAACCCTTTTCCAAGTGCTATAAAGCAGATACAAGCCGAGGAAAGGAAATACGTCCGGGATCGTTTCTTCAATCCCAAGATTAAAGAGATTGCACAAAGGTTGAAGGAGGAGAAAGCAGCTGAAATGCAGGAAAGGAAGCGAGGCGGCTGGTGA
- the LOC103489145 gene encoding mitochondrial uncoupling protein 3: protein MEATHNPYTKLLLTGLSAMVAESATFPIDLTKTRLQLHGESSSSSRSTNAFRLASAIVKDQGPFALYKGLSPAILRHLFYTPIRIVGYEHLRSLFLASDAGSVSFHSKALVGGISGSIAQVVASPADLVKVRMQADGRLISQGLQPRYSGPFDALTKIVRGEGVVGLWKGVVPNVQRAFLVNMGELACYDHAKRFVIQNQIAGDNIFGHTCASVISGLCATALSCPADVVKTRMMNQAASKEGITKYNSSYDCLVKTVKVEGLRALWKGFFPTWARLGPWQFVFWVSYEKFRKLAGLSSF, encoded by the exons ATGGAAGCAACCCACAATCCCTACACCAAATTGTTGCTCACTGGCCTCTCCGCCATGGTGGCGGAGTCCGCCACCTTCCCCATAGACCTCACTAAGACCAGGCTTCAGCTTCACGGCGAGTCTTCCTCTTCCTCTCGCTCCACAAATGCCTTCAGACTCGCTTCAGCCATTGTCAAGGACCAAGGTCCTTTTGCCCTCTACAAAGGCTTGTCTCCCGCGATTCTCAGGCACCTCTTCTATACGCCCATACGAATCGTTGGATACGAACACCTCCGATCCCTCTTCCTTGCGTCCGATGCTGGCTCTGTTTCCTTCCATTCCAAGGCTCTTGTCGGTGGAATCTCCGGCTCCATTGCTCAG GTAGTGGCAAGTCCTGCTGATCTTGTTAAGGTGAGGATGCAAGCTGATGGGCGTCTAATAAGTCAAGGTCTGCAACCTAGATACTCAGGGCCTTTCGATGCCTTGACCAAGATAGTGCGTGGAGAAGGGGTTGTTGGACTTTGGAAAGGGGTTGTTCCAAATGTTCAAAGAGCATTTTTGGTTAACATGGGAGAATTAGCCTGCTATGATCATGCTAAACGTTTTGTTATTCAGAATCAAATAGCTGGAGATAATATTTTTGGCCACACCTGTGCTTCTGTAATTTCGGGTCTGTGTGCAACTGCTTTGAGTTGTCCAGCCGATGTTGTAAAGACAAGAATGATGAATCAAGCTGCTAGCAAGGAAGGAATTACCAAGTACAACAGCTCTTATGATTGTCTTGTGAAGACTGTTAAAGTTGAAGGATTGAGAGCTTTGTGGAAGGGGTTTTTTCCTACTTGGGCCAGGCTTGGTCCTTGGCAATTTGTCTTCTGGGTGTCTTATGAGAAGTTTCGTAAACTTGCTGGGTTATCTTCCTTCTAG
- the LOC103489143 gene encoding methyltransferase FGSG_00040, giving the protein MADQQQHLKDPEMAEAEMQILRSKATELLLREEWNDAVSTYTQFITICRNQTPNTNLHLSKLQKSLCLALCNRAEARSKLRIFEEALRDCEEALKIESTHFKTLLCKGKILLNLNRYSSALECFKTALFDPQVSGNSENLNGYVEKCKKLEHLSKTGAFDLSDWVLNGFRGKSPDLAEFIGPIQIKRSGISGRGLFATKNVDSGTLLLVTRAIAIERGILPENCDENAQLVMWKNFIDKVTDSSTKSTKTKNLIGLLSSGEAEEDLEVPEMSIFKPVEDHISPSEMSNILSVLDINSLVEDANSAKVLGKNRDYYGVGLWILPSFINHSCIPNARRLHIGDHILVHASRDIKAGEEITFTYFDPLSSWKDRKRMSETWGFNCNCKRCRFEEEISNKEEMKEIEMGMRGGIEMGAAIYKLEEGMRRWMVRGKEKGYLRASFWGAYFELFSSEKAMKKWGRRIQGMEMVVDSVVDAVGSDERVVKMMVERFKRNNNDNNGGVMEMEKVLKLGRGVYGKVMKKQALRCLLELGGSH; this is encoded by the coding sequence ATGGCGGACCAACAGCAACATCTCAAAGACCCAGAAATGGCGGAAGCAGAAATGCAAATTCTCAGATCTAAAGCTACAGAACTTCTTCTCAGAGAAGAATGGAACGACGCTGTTTCTACCTACACTCAATTCATCACCATCTGCAGAAACCAAACCCCGAACACAAATCTCCATCTTTCCAAGCTTCAAAAATCTCTCTGTTTAGCCCTTTGCAACAGAGCTGAAGCTCGATCCAAACTCAGAATTTTCGAAGAAGCCTTGAGAGATTGCGAGGAAGCTTTGAAAATCGAGAGCACCCACTTCAAAACTCTTCTCTGCAAAGGTAAAATTCTGCTGAATCTCAACAGGTACTCATCGGCATTGGAATGCTTCAAAACGGCTCTGTTTGATCCACAGGTAAGTGGAAACTCCGAAAATCTAAATGGGTATGTCGAGAAATGCAAAAAGCTCGAACATTTGTCTAAGACTGGAGCTTTCGATCTCTCTGATTGGGTTCTAAATGGGTTTCGTGGGAAATCCCCAGATTTGGCTGAATTCATCGGTCCAATACAGATTAAAAGATCTGGGATTAGTGGACGTGGGCTATTCGCAACGAAGAATGTAGACTCTGGAACTTTGCTGCTAGTAACCAGAGCAATCGCTATCGAAAGAGGGATTTTGCCAGAAAATTGCGATGAAAATGCCCAATTGGTAATGTGGAAGAATTTCATCGATAAAGTCACAGATTCTTCCACAAAAAGTACCAAAACAAAGAATTTAATTGGTTTACTCTCGAGTGGTGAAGCAGAGGAGGATCTCGAGGTTCCTGAAATGAGTATCTTCAAGCCAGTAGAGGATCACATTAGCCCAAGTGAAATGAGTAACATTCTCAGCGTTTTGGATATCAATTCCCTAGTTGAAGATGCAAATTCTGCTAAAGTTCTAGGCAAAAACAGAGATTACTATGGAGTTGGGCTATGGATTTTACCTTCATTCATCAACCATTCATGTATCCCCAATGCCAGACGCCTACACATTGGAGATCACATTCTAGTCCACGCATCCAGAGACATAAAAGCGGGGGAAGAGATCACATTCACATATTTCGATCCGCTTTCATCATGGAAAGACCGCAAGAGAATGTCAGAGACATGGGGGTTCAATTGCAATTGCAAACGGTGTCGATTCGAGGAAGAAATCAGCAACAAAGAAGAGATGAAAGAGATTGAAATGGGAATGAGAGGGGGAATTGAAATGGGGGCAGCAATTTACAAGTTGGAAGAAGGAATGAGGAGATGGATGGTGAGAGGAAAAGAGAAGGGGTATTTGAGGGCTTCATTTTGGGGAGCATATTTTGAATTGTTTAGTTCAGAGAAGGCAATGAAGAAATGGGGAAGAAGAATTCAAGGAATGGAAATGGTGGTGGATAGTGTGGTTGATGCAGTGGGGAGTGATGAGAGAGTGGTTAAGATGATGGTGGAAAGgtttaagagaaataataatgataataatggTGGGGTTATGGAAATGGAGAAGGTTTTGAAGTTGGGAAGAGGTGTTTATGGGAAAGTGATGAAGAAACAAGCTTTGAGGTGTCTTCTTGAACTTGGTGGCAGCCATTAA
- the LOC103489142 gene encoding NAC domain-containing protein 2 — translation MKKKTCTELPPGFRFHPTDEELIMFYLRNQATSKPCPVSIIPEVDIYKFDPWDLPEKADSGENEWYFFSPRDRKYPNGVRPNRAAVSGYWKATGTDKAIYSASKYVGVKKALVFYKGKPPKGVKTDWIMHEYRLIESNKQSMKHSGSMRLDDWVLCRIYKKRHSNKGLLEEKTEELATQNDVIEGNGQGQQMMKFPRTFSITHLLDLDYLGPISQLFNDTSSINPTLGFQNNTAAAAAAAFTSVGKVEEGEIMPLDYSSSSTDFQVNHNNNFFNQPIFVNNPANDWNAHGFSR, via the exons atgaagaagaaaaccTGCACTGAGCTTCCTCCTGGCTTCAGATTTCACCCAACTGATGAAGAATTGATCATGTTTTACCTTAGAAACCAAGCCACTTCCAAACCATGCCCTGTTTCCATAATCCCTGAAGTTGATATCTACAAATTTGATCCTTGGGATTTGCCTG AGAAGGCTGATTCAGGTGAAAACGAATGGTACTTCTTCAGCCCAAGAGATCGGAAATACCCAAACGGGGTTCGGCCTAATCGTGCGGCGGTATCGGGGTACTGGAAGGCGACCGGAACCGATAAGGCGATTTATAGTGCATCAAAGTATGTTGGAGTAAAGAAAGCTTTGGTTTTTTACAAAGGGAAGCCACCAAAAGGTGTTAAAACTGATTGGATTATGCATGAGTATCGTTTGATTGAATCAAATAAACAATCAATGAAACATTCAGGCTCCATGAGA TTGGATGATTGGGTTTTGTGTAGAATATACAAGAAGAGACATTCAAACAAAGGGTTATTAGAGGAAAAGACAGAGGAATTAGCAACACAAAACGATGTCATAGAAGGGAATGGACAAGGACAACAAATGATGAAATTTCCAAGGACTTTTTCAATAACACATCTATTGGATTTGGATTATTTAGGCCCCATCTCTCAGCTTTTCAATGATACTTCAAGTATTAACCCAACGCTTGGGTTTCAAAACAACActgcagcagcagcagcagcagcttTTACAAGTGTTGGGAAAGTAGAGGAAGGAGAAATAATGCCATTAGATTACTCATCTTCTTCAACAGATTTTCAAGTGAATCACAACAACAATTTCTTTAATCAACCCATATTTGTCAACAATCCTGCTAATGATTGGAATGCCCATGGCTTCAGCagatga